One window of Vicia villosa cultivar HV-30 ecotype Madison, WI unplaced genomic scaffold, Vvil1.0 ctg.002157F_1_1, whole genome shotgun sequence genomic DNA carries:
- the LOC131638054 gene encoding zinc finger protein ZAT18-like, protein MMKRQRENEVNKESMDLATSLMLLSSYRTHQHQKNKTYLQDQFECKTCNRKFSSFQALGGHRASHKKLKLVGDETHKGYDHTNKQPKMHKCSICGQEFKMGQALGGHMRRHRINNEQFSSSSLNHQVITKSSPGLKRSNSIRVMFLELDLNLTPLENDLKMLFGNKAPQVNISLF, encoded by the coding sequence ATGATGAAGAGACAGAGAGAAAATGAAGTAAATAAAGAGAGCATGGATTTAGCAACAAGTCTAATGCTACTCTCTTCTTATCGTACCCATCAACACCAAAAGAACAAAACATATTTACAAGATCAGTTTGAGTGCAAAACATGCAACCGCAAATTCTCATCTTTTCAAGCACTCGGTGGTCATAGGGCAAGTCACAAGAAACTCAAACTTGTAGGAGATGAAACACACAAGGGGTATGATCATACAAATAAGCAACCGAAAATGCATAAGTGTTCAATTTGTGGACAAGAATTCAAAATGGGTCAAGCTTTGGGTGGACATATGAGAAGGCATAGAATTAATAATGAAcaattttcttcctcttctttgaaTCATCAAGTGATAACAAAATCTTCTCCTGGTTTGAAAAGATCAAATAGTATAAGGGTTATGTTTTTGGAACTTGACTTGAATTTGACacctttagaaaatgatttgaagATGTTGTTTGGAAATAAAGCACCACAAGTAAATAtctctttgttttga